The following are from one region of the Plasmodium gaboni strain SY75 chromosome 12, whole genome shotgun sequence genome:
- a CDS encoding exported protein (PHISTc) produces the protein MNDENVRRKVCRTLQHMGGCNIYIRRIYRSLITLKPRGFIIAIIYIIYINVLCISEEKNIWKFELHRKYSKILCELYTANRVYFRNKNDRSNYSGNNNNIYVYKDLHIGNFEDVDDFEDEDDFDYEIIVEDDDDYEDEINFANENILDIYYNSQKKDKIDGKNNFSAEDNFERESDFDKYDTSEVSKIKVENEDNNINEVNNFKLFSKNKKVCDNNGNIKKEEAILDFDKYYKNNRLHISNDKDLMEYIKNNYGKMTIDDIYVIYFYIHENERKKYMNMECQLFVFCEQLANKYNIEYDYMLKTWKKAFNDVHGFFLDKEKGFYKKIRKIKDGKSHNLLLSINLLKEKWKEFRDIMNNIWRENFSDKFRSHSKKYLKKKYDINTKGS, from the exons ATGAATGATGAAAATGTTAGGAGAAAAGTTTGTAGAACGTTGCAACATATGGGAGGatgtaatatttatataagaaGAATATATAGGTCATTAATAACTTTAAAACCAAGAGGATTTATTATAgcaataatatatattatatatata aaTGTATTATGTATTAGTGAGGAGAAGAACATATGGAAGTTTGAATTACATAgaaaatattcaaaaatattatgtgAATTGTATACAGCTAATAGAGTTTATTTTAGAAATAAGAACGATAGATCAAATTATTCtggtaataataataatatatatgtatataaagATCTACATATAGGTAATTTTGAAGATGTGGATGATTTTGAAGATGAAGATGATTTTGATTATGAAATTATTGTTgaagatgatgatgattatgaagatgaaattaattttgcaaatgaaaatattttagatatttattacaattcacaaaaaaaagacaaaATTGACggtaaaaataatttttctgCTGAAGATAATTTTGAACGTGAAAGTGATTTTGATAAGTATGACACTTCTGAAGTtagtaaaataaaagtagaaaatgaagataataatataaatgaggtgaataattttaaattgtttagtaaaaataagaaagtatgtgataataatggtaatataaaaaaagaagaagcAATTTTAGATTTTGATAagtattataaaaataatagattacatatatcaaatgataaagatttaatggaatatataaaaaataattatggTAAAATGACTATTgatgatatatatgttatatatttttatatacatgaaaatgaaagaaaaaaatatatgaacatGGAATGTCAACTATTTGTCTTTTGTGAACAATTAgcaaataaatataatatagaatatgattatatgttaaaaaCATGGAAAAAAGCTTTTAATGATGTTCATGGATTTTTTTTGgataaagaaaaaggattttataagaaaattCGAAAAATTAAAGATGGTAAATCTCATAATTTATTACTCTctataaatttattaaaagaaaaatggAAAGAATTCAGGGATATAATGAATAACATATGGAGAGAAAATTTTTCAGATAAATTCAGGAGTCAttctaaaaaatatttgaaaaaaaagtatgatattaatacaaaaggttcataa
- a CDS encoding PHIST domain- and DNaJ domain-containing RESA- like protein: MQFFNKSYISLLRILVNIKNNIKEDYKYTAHVDYNKKKEKKNIRNEYNSLNSPIYISRIIYIIVIWYFILLNIYIPNNNEYYGKAYNYKDKRYLSEAETLSTSRSNINTPLTSDFMSLLYKTSPCILDEVFENKEEYMLKYIQEILGSLNKYMTWNNYGLILHMDDYTPVTYNNKDIQLDKKVETIWKKGQKRIQDIKDNWDEVMLNERSKYNNTVKELKSYYDKLRLRRSILARDYDSIWNDYSKFFFIIEKNMKTELYKLFNVWYYKKELYMDEYRKLVNSCRIAWKALSNHLKYTLKMTMIYDIEKMNHIRDADFKNAIMYLYLRKDDDDDEYEYTNKQGNGKKRKKKKKKNEEGFFYNFGCFCSEPNKNKKDEVSISPYRDFNLSAVNYLECCRTARHIDKENEAHSRKFNEDTMTELGDPIDTRTSQKLKKLREFEEMKKKDKNNSKCGSDDGSFEENNESEKSSVNSNLFTYTEKVRTTNSSIHYSLDIEAEEVLLKNKNKEHSMNYLLKDNNYNGSTGNNVLPVNTIYYEILNVDTNAKLNEIKSNYYYLSLQYHPDNNIGDRIAKLKFRLVSEAYQVLSDDERRRIYNKHGLKATEKMFLMEPGLLFMIMYSLDEMSHYVGDLKLFYFIKEAFEKKKRIEDIESPFEDMDIKMEYEQRKREVVLALLLRDRIQPFVDNNKEWVSEMEKEIKSLLESSHSNSILGSIGWTYENVATKYLSEVKSKWRLKEPMSKYNPSFRHVNRSKRTKMTKLPSRVCGMYSCSSALISQQPSMDEAISSDKDSNVGSESIYNIDNMLSEETLSLLEIDENKYFGFMTMHILTLILWDIEETTQYTATRVLRDEGVDENIRIKRAEALQILGKLMQKWSLSVKNKKEISEKDIIEIMNKERAYNI; this comes from the exons atgcaattttttaataaatcatatattaGTTTATTAAGAATTCTTGTGAATATcaagaataatataaaagagGATTATAAATATACCGCACATGTGGattataacaaaaaaaaagaaaaaaaaaatattagaaatgaatataattcTTTGAATTCCCCAATTTACATAAGtagaattatatatattattgtaatATGGTATTTTATACTACTG aatatatatatacctaataataatgaatacTATGGGAAAGCATACAATTATAAAGACAAAAGATATTTAAGTGAAGCAGAAACTCTAAGTACTTCAAGGAGTAATATTAATACACCCTTGACTAGCGATTTCATGTctttgttatataaaacatcTCCTTGTATATTAGATGAGGTTTTTGAAAATAAGGAAGAATATATGTTAAAGTATATTCAAGAAATATTAGGTAgtttaaataaatatatgacATGGAATAATTATGGTTTAATATTACACATGGATGATTATACTCCGGTTACCTATAACAATAAAGATATACAATTAGATAAAAAAGTTGAAACGATATGGAAAAAAGGACAGAAAAGGATACAGGATATCAAAGATAATTGGGATGAAGTAATGTTAAATGAAAgatcaaaatataataatacagTAAAAGAGTTAAAAAGCTATTATGATAAGTTAAGACTTCGAAGGTCAATATTAGCAAGAGATTATGACTCTATATGGAATGATTATagtaaatttttttttattattgaaaaaaatatgaaaacagaattatataaacttTTTAATGTATGGTATTATAAGAAAGAGTTATATATGGATGAATATCGAAAATTAGTAAATTCCTGTAGAATTGCTTGGAAGGCTTTATCGaatcatttaaaatatacattaaAAATGACAATGATTTACgatatagaaaaaatgaatCATATAAGAGACGCAGATTTTAAAAATGCtattatgtatttatatttaagaaaagatgatgatgatgatgaatatgaatatacaaataaacaagggaatggaaaaaaaaggaaaaaaaaaaaaaagaaaaatgaagaaggatttttttataattttggTTGTTTTTGTAGTGAAccaaataaaaataaaaaagatgaagTATCTATTTCACCATATAGAGATTTTAATTTATCAGCCGTAAATTATTTAGAATGTTGTAGAACAGCTCGACATATtgataaagaaaatgaagCCCATTCTCGTAAGTTTAATGAAGATACTATGACAGAATTAGGAGACCCAATAGATACTAGAACGTCAcaaaaattgaaaaaattaagagAATTTGAggaaatgaaaaaaaaagataaaaataatagtaaaTGTGGTTCCGATGATGGATCGTTTGAGGAAAACAATGAATCTGAGAAATCTTCAGTAAACTCAAATCTTTTCACATATACTGAAAAAGTTCGTACTACTAATTCCAGTATACATTATTCTTTAGATATAGAAGCAGAAGAagttttattaaaaaataaaaataaagagCATAGtatgaattatttattaaaagataataattataatggTAGTACTGGGAATAATGTATTGCCTGTTAATACgatatattatgaaatattaaatgtaGATACAAACGcaaaattaaatgaaattaaaagtaattattattatttatcCTTACAGTATCATCctgataataatataggAGATCGTATAGCTAAATTGAAATTTCGCTTGGTGAGTGAAGCATATCAAGTATTATCTGATGACGAAAGAAGAAGAATTTATAATAAGCATGGATTAAAAGCAACAGAGAAAATGTTTTTAATGGAACCGGGGcttttatttatgataATGTATAGTTTAGATGAAATGTCTCATTATGTTGGTGActtaaaattattttattttattaaagaagcttttgaaaagaaaaaacgAATAGAAGATATAGAATCACCATTTGAAGATATGgatataaaaatggaaTATGAGCAAAGAAAAAGAGAAGTAGTTTTAGCTCTTTTGTTAAGAGATAGAATACAACCATTTgtagataataataaagaatgGGTTTCTGAAATGGaaaaggaaataaaaagCTTACTTGAATCTTCTCATTCTAATTCTATTTTAGGATCCATAGGATGGACATATGAAAATGTTGCAACTAAATATTTAAGCGAGGTAAAATCAAAATGGAGATTAAAAGAACCAATGTCAAAATATAATCCATCTTTTAGACATGTAAATAGATCTAAGAGAACAAAAATGACTAAATTGCCATCTAGGGTATGTGGAATGTATAGTTGTTCCTCTGCCTTAATATCACAACAACCTTCTATGGACGAAGCAATTTCAAGTGATAAGGATAGTAATGTAGGAAGTGAAagtatttataatattgataatatgCTGTCCGAAGAAACATTATCCTTGTTAGAAAtagatgaaaataaatattttggATTTATGACAATGCATATTCTAACATTAATTTTATGGGATATAGAAGAAACTACTCAATATACTGCTACTAGAGTTTTAAGAGATGAGGGAGttgatgaaaatataagaatCAAAAGAGCAGAGGCATTACAAATTCTAGGAAAACTAATGCAGAAATGGTCATTAAGTGTTAAgaataaaaaggaaataagTGAAAAGGATATAATTGAAATTATGAACAAGGAAAGAgcttataatatataa
- a CDS encoding exported protein (PHISTb) → MYSSLRSFLSRKSILSVIGILVAFLNNGSVENGVFSEHGLNSRFSRILSSAKLGSEYDVLDLSMPSVVSVFSLGKEEMMSLLKEVYGQTKKANLSDEEKIIKDIKKYRISCNYSAIPYTDEFGVVVYNKTDKELDADLEGLNELSETFRDDAYNHWVRVMKNEENKYFETFDDLSTYYDKLKEENLILDNYKDQKLNECITAVQTKAQKLLPGLTKIFEDWAKDQTLYKNEFETLICSVRIAWRALTNYTLYECKKIFVRNLDEVEKAEEEKKSKKKEEKKNEKEEKTSEQKKEESNTKKNLRKKPQNVGDNFDEFLDMKEADEIVQDVLQEFVEGKSSEDEDKEKYGEKLDDYDDDDEDDYDDDEDDDDDEDADDDERGVFKIKKDETATIKKDIEELEEFVSVEDITNIALKITTNEKNKVSMLKKELSDFHRKQCEKHKVKVEGSRGVLKSCYNMITNEFEKVQGSLNKSFLSILMANVLSKKDAEKYFDKCFNTHEDFRKKMKETCEQKIIKYFNYED, encoded by the exons atgtatagTTCTTTAAGGTCTTTTCTTTCTCGTAAATCTATTTTATCTGTTATAGGAATTCTTGTTGCATTTTTG AATAATGGCAGTGTCGAAAACGGAGTATTTTCTGAACACGGTTTGAATTCAAGATTTTCAAGAATATTATCTTCAGCTAAACTTGGAAGTGAATATGATGTTTTAGACTTATCTATGCCCTCAGTTGTTAGTGTATTTTCCTTAGGTAAAGAAGAAATGATGTCTTTGTTAAAAGAAGTATATGGACAAACAAAGAAAGCCAATTTGAgtgatgaagaaaaaattattaaagatataaaaaaatacagAATAAGTTGTAACTATAGTGCTATACCTTATACAGATGAATTTGGTGTTGTTGTTTATAACAAAACAGATAAGGAATTAGATGCTGATTTGGAAGGTTTAAATGAATTATCTGAAACATTTAGAGATGATGCTTATAATCACTGGGTTAGAGTGATGAAgaatgaagaaaataagTATTTTGAAACTTTTGATGATTTAAGTACTTATTACgataaattaaaagaagagaatttaattttagataattataaagatcaaaaattaaatgaatgTATTACTGCTGTGCAAACAAAAGCACAAAAGCTTTTACCAGGCttaacaaaaatatttgaagACTGGGCTAAAGATCAAactttatataaaaacgAATTCGAAACATTAATCTGTTCAGTAAGAATTGCATGGAGAGCTCTTACTAACTATACTCTTTATGAATGTAAGAAAATTTTCGTTAGAAATTTAGATGAAGTTGAAAAGGcagaagaagaaaaaaaatcaaagaaaaaagaagagaaaaaaaatgaaaaggaagaaaaaacaagtgaacagaaaaaagaagaaagCAATACTAAAAAGAATCTCAGAAAAAAACCACAAAATGTTGGAGATAATTTTGATGAATTTTTAGATATGAAAGAAGCTGATGAAATTGTTCAAGATGTATTACAAGAATTTGTAGAAGGAAAGAGCTCTGAAGATgaagataaagaaaaatatggaGAAAAACTTGATGACTATGATGATGACGATGAAGATGActatgatgatgatgaagatgatgaCGATGATGAAGATGCTGACGACGATGAAAGAGGtgtatttaaaataaagaaaGATGAAACAGCTACAATTAAGAAAGATATTGAAGAACTAGAAGAATTTGTCTCAGTAGAAGACATTACTAATATAGCACTTAAAATAACAActaatgaaaaaaataaagtatCTATGCTCAAAAAGGAATTAAGTGATTTCCATCGTAAACAATGTGAAAAACATAAAGTAAAAGTAGAAGGTTCAAGAGGAGTATTAAAATCatgttataatatgataacAAATGAATTTGAAAAAGTACAAGGATCACTTAATAAATCTTTCTTGTCCATATTAATGGCTAATGTATTATCCAAGAAAGATGCTGAAAAATACTTTGATAAGTGTTTCAATACTCATGAAGACttcagaaaaaaaatgaaagaGACATGTGAACAAAAgataattaaatatttcaaCTATGAAgattaa
- a CDS encoding exported protein (PHISTa-like) yields the protein MRLSTRHSCISNSARLNNKSANSKKSTTYSFEQNEENRPNLSSRLICTKYSCITILGVLCVLILNVFLTKESSSSLIQINFNNSRKLAEASMNDIPSVKLKNSSDNDIEDENENSEYEQNNESFYNKSIEEDIQDIINNTSIAPLDGKYYDTVEQWSEEKINNNLNKLDDIPSKFDMLIIWTQVQGSERLKTYSMVYTLRRLYKNLLKEYNLKQKHKEIEWLTLCSNVATSQIYEEYKNNLCFYALMNNENVTKQEFTDFINNVIHNFRFIREQEFDNSQEDLFDILTPKKIIYQ from the exons atgagaCTTTCTACAAGACACAGCTGCATTTCGAATAGTGCACgtttaaataataagagtgcaaattcaaaaaaatcTACCACATATTCTTTTGAACAGAATGAAGAAAATAGACCAAATTTATCTTCCAGATTAATATGTACTAAATATTCATGCATAACAATATTGGGAGTTTTATGTGTCCTTATACTG AATGTTTTCTTAACTAAAGAAAGTTCATCATCActtatacaaataaattttaataattccAGAAAATTAGCCGAAGCATCTATGAACGATATTCCAAGTGTAAAACTCAAAAATAGTTCTGATAATGATATTGAAGATGAGAATGAAAATAGTgaatatgaacaaaataatgaatctttttataataaaagtattgaagaagatatacaagatataataaataatacatcTATAGCTCCCTTAGAtggaaaatattatgatacCGTTGAACAGTGGAgtgaagaaaaaataaataataatttaaacAAATTAGATGATATACCTTCCAAATTTGATATGCTTATAATATGGACACAAGTACAAGGAAGTGAAAGACTTAAAACATATAGTATGGTATACACCTTAAGaagattatataaaaatttattaaaagagTATAACttaaaacaaaaacatAAAGAAATTGAATGGCTTACACTCTGTTCCAATGTTGCAACTTCACAAATATATGaggaatataaaaataatttatgtTTCTATGCATTAATgaataatgaaaatgtaACAAAACAAGAATTTACAgattttattaataatgtCATACATAATTTTAGATTTATAAGAGAACAAGAATTTGATAATTCTCAAGAAGACTTATTTGATATACTTAcaccaaaaaaaataatttatcaataa
- a CDS encoding putative XPA binding protein 1 — protein MEEKMNDRINEIEKTINDDNKNEEEIMNKIKNYKILNNNEEENIKEYQKKNIMNKENHNVLIKENYDVTNKNDDTNKKNDDNTYVKINCENNNEKREASVLNTYTDNDINKDVDVNININNSSNNMEKDNTLNDKHNNNNNNNNINNNNNNNNSYGDNKPNNILDDTDMSIHNNLNDTSNEKKNANISNKDIGQNNNSNTSGDMKNYYKDLPTVIIVIGMAGSGKTTYVGSLYNYLKVEQKKKVYTMNLDPAVKYVQYPLNIDIRDSIKYHEIMKEYKLGPNGAIMTCLNLFATRFDKVIEILEKRKNKLHYIIVDTPGQIEVFNWSASGNIILETLSVSFPVVINYIIDTVRCERPITFMSNMLYACSVLYKSRLPFLACFNKIDIIKHDKCIEWMTNYDTFNDDVLNDESYMASFSRSCALMINEFYEGIKTVGVSSKTNEGFNNILKNLQILKEEYLNEYVSSIEKQMKKIKQRKEKDIKIKMEALLMEKQKEISSSKI, from the coding sequence atggaagaaaaaatgaatgaTAGGATTAACGAAATTGAAAAAACAATTAATGATGACAAcaaaaatgaagaagaaataatgaacaaaattaaaaattataaaatattgaataataatgaagaagaaaatataaaggaatatcaaaaaaaaaatatcatgAATAAAGAAAATCACAATGTTctaataaaagaaaattatgatgtaactaataaaaatgatgacacaaataaaaaaaatgatgataatacTTATGTAAAGATTAATTgtgaaaataataatgaaaaaagaGAGGCCTCAGTTTTAAATACTTATACtgataatgatataaataaagatgtagacgtaaatataaatataaataatagtaGTAATAACATGGAAAAGGATAACACCCTTAATGATAAAcataataacaataataataacaataatattaataataataataataataataattcttatGGTGATAATAAACCAAACAATATTTTAGATGATACAGATATGTCcatacataataatttaaatgatacttcaaatgaaaagaaaaatgccaatatttcaaataaagatatagggcaaaataataattcaaacACAAGTGGagatatgaaaaattattataaagatCTTCCAACTGTTATTATAGTAATTGGTATGGCTGGGAGTGGAAAAACTACATATGTTGgttcattatataattatttaaaagtagaacaaaaaaaaaaggtatACACAATGAATCTTGATCCAGCTGTTAAATATGTACAATATCCTttaaatatagatataCGAGATAGTATAAAATATCATGAAATAATGAAAGAATATAAACTCGGCCCAAATGGTGCTATAATGACTTGTTTAAATTTATTTGCAACAAGATTTGATAAAGTTATTGAAATATTAGAAAAAcgtaaaaataaattacattatattattgttgaTACACCGGGACAAATTGAAGTTTTTAATTGGTCTGCTAGTggaaatattattttagAAACTTTATCAGTTAGTTTCCCAGTGgttattaattatattattgataCCGTAAGATGTGAAAGACCAATTACCTTCATGTCAAATATGCTATATGCATGTAGTGTTCTATACAAATCAAGATTACCATTCCTAGCATGTTTCAATAAGATAGATATAATTAAACATGATAAATGTATAGAATGGATGACAAACTATGATACTTTTAATGATGATGTTTTAAACGATGAAAGTTATATGGCTAGCTTCAGTAGATCATGTGCACTAATGATTAATGAATTCTATGAAGGAATAAAAACAGTTGGAGTATCTTCTAAAACAAATGAAGgttttaataatatcttAAAAAACCTACAAATACTCAAAGAAGAATATCTAAATGAATATGTATCTTCTATAGAaaaacaaatgaaaaaaatcAAACAAAGGAAAGAAAAAGACATCAAAATTAAAATGGAAGCACTCTTAATGGAGAAGCAAAAGGAAATATCCTCATCAAAAATTTAA
- a CDS encoding putative exported protein (Plasmodium exported protein, unknown function), with protein sequence MELFVLVRPVLFITFFYILLNIVHDNLLLIKLMDSYSYTYLWNIFKFKNRKILSELSEIQLEDNEIEDFIVKNNVLYSNDFLNIIDSSLFENYDNINLEEYILNFDHKKEGRSSDENILICKGALYNHHGDKKLDKLLEIPHDDVSNELSRMISDESSDGVLHQLIDENSKKSSSTLTSEMTEDVKDKISEEIYEKINDELSEEICDETLEDIYKKLCHMINVRALKKKLKKDKEKKVGRNIKKYYSSKMTQETYKRGYEKCISKEDMEYVINLILEKNKAKSAGVNVSSNVVKVKTRNVGKNKREDIKVVQKKTVKGYSKCEAGKSNVDLIKGLTNKILEKVHNDEMLRKKSKVVVIGNNKIDVYKKGMEYEKETLKIDSDISKMNFEKNSEKSKEKEVEDTKRKKLEQKIAFENYKKKEERKNCERINKLKENENNDFFFFNNDYSYLKREGILYSANDHNYKTRLKTKEQRISEEKEKHNITQPSDYKTFSLSTRKKERPNIIFKENDEYDNTPISIVQMNNSINPLVCSHHNKEILNEGNNETNNSERASFDNIYNDIRKEENVESLGESFLVLNDKRNDERNNEGNNKGNNEGNNEDNNEGNNKGNNEGNNDTNYFEKTSINNVYNDISNEQTFQLIDESIFALNHEINNERNNEENDEGNNKGSDEGSNKGNDERDNETNNEVNNEGNGEIHNEDHDEEYDDSDSDDDDYEESLSSSDEWCNDESSEDESDEEMYDYKVSSSELTNLLN encoded by the exons ATGgaattatttgtattaGTTCGGCCAGTTTTATTcataacttttttttatatattattaaacaTAGTACATGACAATCTTCTTTTGATAAAATTAATGGACAGTTATTcttatacatatttatggaatatatttaaatttaaaaatagaaaaatacTGAGCGAATTATCAG aaATACAATTGGAAGACAATGAAATAGAAGATTTTATTGTTAAGAATAATGTACTATATTCGAAtgattttttaaacataaTAGATTCTTCACTTTTTGAAAATTACGACAATATAAATTTggaagaatatattttaaattttgaTCATAAAAAGGAAGGACGTTCTTCAGATGAAAATATCCTAATATGTAAAGGCgctttatataatcatcATGGTGATAAAAAGTTAGATAAGTTACTAGAAATACCTCATGATGACGTATCCAATGAACTGTCGAGAATGATATCTGACGAAAGTTCTGATGGAGTACTGCATCAATTGATTGATGAGAATTCTAAAAAGTCATCAAGTACCTTAACTAGTGAAATGACAGAAGATGTAAAAGATAAAATTTCTgaagaaatatatgaaaaaattaatgaCGAATTATCTGAAGAAATTTGTGATGAAACATTAGAAgatatttacaaaaaacTTTGTCATATGATCAATGTGAGAGcattaaaaaagaaattaaaaaaggataaagaaaaaaaggTTGGAcgtaatataaaaaaatattattcatcAAAAATGACACAAGAAACTTATAAAAGAGGATATGAAAAATGTATTTCCAAGGAAGATATGgaatatgtaataaatttaatattagAAAAGAATAAAGCAAAATCGGCAGGTGTAAATGTATCAAGTAATGTAGTAAAAGTGAAGACAAGAAATGTGGGAAAGAATAAAAGAGAAGATATAAAAGTCGTTCAGAAAAAAACTGTAAAAGGATATTCAAAATGTGAAGCAGGAAAATCGAATGTGGATCTAATAAAAGGATTAACGAATAAAATTTTAGAAAAAGTGCATAATGATGAAATGTTAAGGAAGAAATCAAAAGTGGTGGTAATAGGGAACAATAAAATTGATGTGTATAAAAAAGGTATGGAATATGAAAAAGAGACACTAAAAATAGATTCTGATATATCTAAAATGAACTTTGAGAAAAATTCAGAAAAATCAAAAGAAAAGGAAGTCGAAGATACCAAAAGGAAGAAATTAGAACAAAAAATTGCATttgaaaattataagaaaaaggaagaaagaaaaaattgTGAGAGGATTAATAAgttaaaagaaaatgaaaataatgatttttttttttttaataatgattattCGTATTTAAAGAGAGAAGGAATTTTATACAGTGCAAATgatcataattataaaacGAGATTGAAAACAAAGGAACAACGGATTTCtgaagaaaaagaaaagcATAATATTACACAACCCTCAGATTACAAAACTTTTTCTTTGAGTACAAGAAAAAAGGAAAGAccaaatataatatttaaagaaaatgatgaatatGATAATACACCTATATCAATTGTTCAAATGAATAATTCTATTAATCCTTTAGTATGTAGTCATcataataaagaaatattaaatgaagGAAATAATGAAACTAACAATTCTGAAAGGGCATcatttgataatatatataatgatattagGAAGGAAGAAAATGTTGAATCATTAGGTGAATCATTTTTAGTATTAAACGATAAAAGAAATGATGAAAGAAATAATGaaggaaataataaaggaaataatgaaggtaataatgaagataataatgaaggaaataataaagGTAATAATGAAGGAAATAATGATACTAACTATTTTGAAAAGACATCAAttaataatgtatataatgatattagCAATGAACAAACGTTTCAATTAATAGATGAATCAATTTTTGCATTAAATcatgaaataaataatgaaagAAATAATGAAGAGAATGATGaaggaaataataaagGGAGTGATGAAGGAAGTAATAAAGGGAACGATGAGAGAGATAATGAAACAAACAATGAAGTAAATAATGAAGGGAATGGTGAAATACATAATGAAGACCATGATGAAGAATATGATGATAGTGATTCTGATGATGATGATTATGAAGAATCACTTTCATCATCTGATGAATGGTGTAATGATGAATCTAGTGAGGACGAAAGTGATGAAGAAATGTATGATTATAAGGTATCATCTTCTGAATTGACTAATTTGTTgaattga
- a CDS encoding liver stage associated protein 1: MKTIIIVTLFSLILYTIIINQCICVPNTLPIEYMDYETLKENVKIRDSNTKAQLIILSAVCSSVLLAISSLWGIRLHYNHEMNKKEINNYELNSDLLKDTDFYMVE; this comes from the coding sequence atgaaaacaataataatagtaacCCTTTTCAgtttaatattatatacaattattataaatcAATGTATTTGTGTCCCTAATACACTTCCTATTGAATATATGGATTATGAAACCCTCAAAGAAAATGTCAAAATTCGAGATAGTAACACAAAAGCTCAgttaattattttatcagCTGTATGTAGTAGTGTCTTACTCGCTATTAGTTCCTTGTGGGGTATCAGATTACATTATAATCAtgaaatgaataaaaaagaaattaataattatgaattAAATAGTGATCTATTAAAAGATACAGATTTTTATATGGTAGAATAA